One segment of Clostridium ljungdahlii DSM 13528 DNA contains the following:
- the cutA gene encoding divalent cation tolerance protein CutA produces MEYKNYKMETFIPEEYVTKLRESLNDIGALTIGGNYDNCMSVSKVTGYWRPLSGANPFKGEKGEVSEEEECKVEFCCKSDIVEKAISTIRKVHPYEEPVINVIPLSNFVKY; encoded by the coding sequence TTGGAATATAAAAATTATAAGATGGAAACTTTTATACCTGAGGAATATGTGACAAAACTTCGGGAGAGTTTGAATGATATAGGAGCATTAACTATAGGTGGAAATTATGACAACTGTATGTCAGTTTCTAAAGTTACAGGGTATTGGAGACCACTTTCAGGAGCAAATCCATTTAAAGGAGAAAAAGGTGAAGTAAGTGAAGAAGAGGAATGTAAAGTAGAGTTTTGCTGTAAGAGTGACATAGTGGAAAAAGCTATAAGCACTATAAGAAAGGTTCATCCTTATGAAGAACCGGTTATAAATGTAATACCCCTTTCAAATTTTGTGAAATATTGA
- a CDS encoding methyl-accepting chemotaxis protein, giving the protein MFKKLNLATKLSITLGIVVLLGIAIIEGVTLKKVQQSSYNQASEQAKQVSNAFAKDIQGDFKVSQTTVEGIRNTVLYCKKSGSLSREQVIELLKTTLEKNSDILGLYTAWEPNTFDGKDSSYINKDGHDATGRFVPYLVRENGSIKLEPCTGYNDESSGSYYFLPKETKKTCLIEPYTYKINGKDTLITSLTMPILDDSGNFLGVVGADIKLQNLQQTVNKAKPMGGYASIITNTGKIVANGNNQELVNKNIVDLDKSEKDILDKISNGESFQTHKKAIATGTLSLKAYSPITLNGVANKWTFASMISDKQMYVEYTQLFRIIMLMTIIITLAVIALMFILIKRNIYPVTVACNHLEVLSNADFTEKIPEEFLHKEDEIGILAKSIDKMQGSIGELVLGVKEESSNVEGAVIDTVKHMEELNSNIEDVASTTEELSATMEETAASTEEMNATSNEIEKSVEVIAHKAKEGAVSAKEIDDTAKKLKANFLESEKKRLEIYEETSEKLKSALEQSKSVDEITVLSNTIMEITEQTSLLALNAAIEAARAGEAGKGFSVVADEIAKLADDSSNAVSKIKQITEKVIASVNNLAQSANGMMDYMTNNVKLDYQTMLDAADKYSLDANSIKNMVSEFDDASNQILDSIRNLSEIINGVTTAANEGANGTTTIAEKTNTIVEKSEKAKHLSEYAKERNENLKGLVSKLKI; this is encoded by the coding sequence ATGTTTAAAAAATTAAATCTAGCAACTAAATTAAGTATTACACTTGGCATAGTAGTGCTTTTAGGAATTGCTATTATTGAAGGAGTTACACTAAAAAAAGTTCAACAAAGTTCTTATAACCAAGCCAGTGAACAAGCAAAGCAGGTGTCAAATGCTTTCGCAAAAGATATACAAGGAGACTTTAAAGTATCACAGACCACTGTGGAAGGAATAAGGAATACTGTTCTATATTGTAAAAAATCAGGAAGTTTAAGCAGAGAACAAGTAATTGAACTTTTAAAAACTACACTAGAAAAAAATAGCGATATACTAGGATTATACACAGCTTGGGAACCTAATACATTTGACGGTAAAGATAGTTCCTATATAAATAAGGATGGTCATGATGCTACTGGTAGATTCGTTCCCTATCTCGTACGAGAAAATGGAAGCATAAAACTAGAACCTTGCACAGGTTATAATGATGAAAGTAGTGGAAGTTATTATTTTCTTCCAAAGGAAACTAAAAAAACTTGTTTAATAGAACCATATACATATAAAATAAATGGCAAAGACACTTTAATCACTTCGCTAACAATGCCTATACTTGATGATAGTGGAAACTTTTTAGGAGTGGTAGGAGCAGATATTAAACTCCAAAATCTACAACAAACTGTCAACAAAGCAAAACCTATGGGTGGTTATGCATCAATAATTACAAATACAGGTAAAATTGTTGCAAATGGTAACAATCAAGAATTAGTGAATAAAAATATAGTTGATTTGGATAAAAGCGAAAAAGACATTTTGGATAAAATCTCTAATGGTGAAAGCTTTCAAACGCACAAAAAAGCTATAGCTACAGGAACTTTATCACTAAAAGCATACTCTCCAATAACTTTAAATGGAGTAGCTAACAAATGGACCTTTGCCTCAATGATTTCAGACAAACAAATGTATGTTGAATATACCCAACTTTTCAGGATAATAATGCTTATGACTATAATTATTACCTTAGCAGTAATTGCATTAATGTTTATTCTTATTAAAAGAAATATTTATCCTGTAACTGTGGCATGTAATCACCTGGAAGTACTTTCAAATGCCGATTTTACTGAAAAAATACCAGAAGAATTTTTACATAAGGAAGATGAAATAGGTATACTTGCAAAATCCATTGATAAAATGCAAGGTTCCATTGGAGAGCTTGTTCTAGGGGTCAAAGAAGAGTCCTCAAATGTAGAGGGTGCAGTTATAGATACTGTAAAACATATGGAAGAATTAAATTCAAATATAGAAGATGTTGCTTCAACTACTGAAGAGTTATCAGCAACTATGGAAGAAACAGCAGCATCTACAGAAGAAATGAATGCTACATCAAATGAAATAGAAAAATCAGTGGAAGTTATAGCCCACAAGGCTAAAGAAGGTGCGGTATCAGCTAAAGAAATTGATGATACTGCTAAAAAATTGAAGGCAAACTTTTTAGAATCAGAGAAAAAAAGACTTGAAATTTATGAAGAAACAAGTGAAAAACTTAAAAGTGCCTTAGAACAATCAAAATCTGTTGATGAAATTACTGTTCTTTCAAACACTATAATGGAAATAACCGAACAAACTAGTCTTCTAGCTCTTAATGCAGCAATAGAAGCAGCAAGAGCTGGAGAAGCCGGTAAAGGTTTTTCAGTAGTTGCAGATGAAATAGCAAAACTTGCAGATGATTCTTCTAATGCAGTTTCAAAAATTAAACAAATAACAGAAAAAGTAATAGCTTCAGTAAACAATCTTGCACAAAGTGCAAATGGTATGATGGATTATATGACAAATAACGTTAAACTAGATTACCAAACTATGCTTGACGCAGCAGATAAGTACAGTTTAGATGCAAATTCAATTAAAAACATGGTTTCAGAATTTGATGATGCATCAAACCAAATACTTGATTCAATTAGAAACTTATCGGAAATAATAAATGGTGTAACAACTGCTGCAAATGAAGGTGCAAACGGAACTACTACCATTGCTGAAAAAACTAACACAATAGTAGAAAAATCAGAGAAAGCTAAGCATCTTTCAGAATATGCTAAAGAAAGAAATGAAAATCTTAAAGGATTAGTTTCAAAATTAAAAATATGA
- a CDS encoding 4Fe-4S dicluster-binding protein codes for MNFLTCFKVPEVAKSMAHLLVTPEERKIIEIIEDDIYSIKDLSTLIEKKFNVNGEELVRKMYKRAVLNKVEVSDGIYYKTSEFYDRIAYFCQYETDIWLSVPRKIRDEIDDWYVTTYAETAEPRVKEVIDGKKDVIENAYFFTLQETLDLIDSLDKQIYSVPCNCNAVSQRCEKDKDVCLLFETGINTQWDRGHGKLLTKDEAKAIVVRADKNGLMHTSETDQAICNCCGCCCYPIRASKVIGTTGIWPKRRYDIIWEESKCVNCGRCVKICNFGAFVKEDKKIRYVEEKCLGCTICSSQCHVKAIKIKKI; via the coding sequence TTGAATTTTTTAACCTGCTTTAAAGTACCAGAAGTTGCTAAAAGTATGGCACATCTATTAGTAACTCCTGAGGAAAGAAAAATTATTGAAATTATTGAAGATGATATATATTCTATTAAGGATCTGTCTACTTTAATAGAAAAAAAATTTAATGTAAATGGTGAGGAATTAGTTAGAAAAATGTATAAAAGAGCTGTTCTTAATAAAGTAGAAGTCAGTGATGGTATTTACTATAAAACATCTGAATTTTATGATAGAATTGCTTACTTTTGTCAGTATGAGACAGATATATGGTTATCTGTACCCCGGAAAATAAGGGATGAAATAGATGATTGGTATGTAACTACTTATGCAGAGACAGCAGAGCCTAGAGTAAAAGAAGTAATTGATGGAAAAAAAGATGTAATTGAAAATGCTTATTTTTTTACTCTGCAAGAGACATTAGATTTAATAGACTCTTTGGATAAACAGATATATTCAGTACCATGTAATTGTAATGCTGTATCTCAAAGGTGTGAAAAAGATAAGGATGTTTGCCTACTGTTTGAAACTGGAATTAACACCCAATGGGATAGAGGACATGGAAAACTTCTTACAAAGGACGAAGCAAAAGCAATTGTAGTAAGAGCTGATAAAAATGGATTAATGCACACATCTGAAACGGATCAAGCTATATGTAACTGTTGTGGTTGCTGCTGCTATCCTATAAGGGCTTCAAAGGTTATAGGAACGACGGGCATTTGGCCTAAAAGAAGATATGACATCATATGGGAGGAAAGTAAATGTGTTAATTGCGGAAGGTGTGTAAAAATATGCAATTTTGGAGCGTTTGTTAAAGAGGATAAAAAAATAAGATATGTTGAAGAAAAATGCCTGGGTTGTACTATTTGCAGTTCACAATGCCATGTTAAAGCAATTAAAATTAAAAAAATCTAG
- a CDS encoding 2-isopropylmalate synthase encodes MMSKINIFDTTLRDGEQTPNVSLNINDKLTIAKQLQKLSVDVIEAGFPRASEGDFEAVKAIAQNIEGPVIVGLARAVKDDICEAWEALKYSKKPRIHVFIATSDLHMKYKLKMEPDEVLKQAVEMVTYAKSLCPSIEFSPEDATRTRPEFLYKVVEAVIDAGADVVNIPDTVGYTTPSEYGALIKGIKDNVPNIDKATISVHCHNDLGLAVANSLAAVENGAQQVECAVNGLGERAGNAALEEIVMAIKTRSDCFNCETGIVTEEITRTSNLVSHITGMQVQNNKAVVGANAFAHESGIHQHGVLNCRETYEIMTPESVGLKKSLIVLGKHSGRHAFVERLEELGYKNLGKEKIDEIFKEFKDLADKKKHVSDEDIESLVKNEIFQVPEVFNLKYYQVSTGNTVTSTSTVEIEYDGKNIKEASCGDGPVDATFKAIEKAIGIDVTLNDYFIKSVGYGKDALGEATIKIEKEGKIFSAKGVSTDIVEASGKAFINAMNKIHYENSLKKVEEC; translated from the coding sequence ATCATGAGTAAGATAAATATATTTGATACTACACTTAGGGATGGAGAACAGACACCAAATGTCAGTTTAAATATAAATGATAAACTCACTATTGCAAAACAACTTCAAAAATTATCAGTAGATGTTATAGAAGCTGGGTTTCCAAGAGCTTCGGAAGGAGATTTTGAAGCAGTTAAGGCTATTGCACAAAATATAGAAGGACCTGTTATAGTTGGTCTTGCAAGAGCTGTAAAAGATGATATATGTGAGGCTTGGGAAGCTCTTAAATATTCTAAAAAGCCTAGAATTCATGTTTTCATTGCTACATCAGATTTGCATATGAAATATAAACTTAAAATGGAACCTGATGAAGTTTTAAAGCAAGCAGTGGAAATGGTAACCTATGCTAAAAGTTTGTGTCCCAGCATAGAATTTTCTCCAGAAGATGCTACAAGGACTAGACCTGAGTTTTTATATAAAGTAGTAGAAGCTGTTATAGATGCAGGGGCAGATGTGGTAAATATACCGGATACAGTGGGTTATACTACTCCAAGTGAATATGGAGCACTTATAAAAGGAATTAAAGATAATGTGCCAAATATAGACAAAGCCACAATAAGTGTTCATTGTCACAATGATCTAGGTCTTGCCGTGGCAAACTCCCTGGCAGCTGTTGAAAATGGAGCACAGCAAGTTGAATGTGCAGTAAACGGCTTAGGGGAGAGAGCAGGAAATGCAGCACTTGAAGAAATAGTAATGGCAATTAAAACCAGATCTGATTGTTTTAATTGCGAAACAGGTATTGTAACAGAAGAAATAACAAGAACTAGTAATCTTGTAAGTCATATAACTGGGATGCAGGTTCAAAATAATAAAGCTGTAGTAGGTGCAAATGCCTTTGCCCATGAATCAGGTATACATCAGCATGGTGTTTTAAATTGTAGAGAAACCTATGAAATTATGACACCTGAATCTGTAGGACTTAAGAAAAGCCTTATAGTACTAGGAAAACATTCAGGAAGGCATGCTTTTGTAGAACGTCTTGAAGAACTGGGATATAAGAATTTAGGTAAAGAAAAAATAGATGAAATATTCAAAGAATTCAAAGATTTAGCTGATAAGAAGAAACATGTTTCAGATGAAGACATAGAAAGTCTTGTAAAAAATGAAATTTTCCAGGTTCCTGAAGTATTTAACTTAAAATACTATCAGGTTTCTACAGGAAATACAGTAACATCAACTTCTACTGTGGAAATAGAATATGACGGTAAAAATATAAAAGAAGCTTCCTGTGGTGATGGTCCTGTAGATGCTACTTTTAAGGCTATTGAAAAAGCTATAGGAATAGATGTTACATTAAATGACTATTTTATAAAATCTGTAGGATATGGTAAAGATGCACTAGGAGAGGCTACTATAAAGATTGAAAAAGAAGGCAAAATTTTTTCTGCTAAAGGAGTAAGTACAGATATAGTGGAAGCAAGTGGCAAAGCATTTATAAATGCTATGAACAAAATTCATTATGAAAATTCTCTAAAAAAAGTTGAAGAATGCTAA
- the leuC gene encoding 3-isopropylmalate dehydratase large subunit — protein sequence MGMTMTQKILAYHAKMDEVKAGQLIKVKLDLVLGNDITTPVAINEFNKIGLNNVFDKNKIAIVPDHFTPNKDIKSAEQCKYVREFVKKMEIKNYFEVGRMGIEHALIPEKGLAVCGDVVIGADSHTCTYGALGAFSTGIGSTDMAAGMATGEAWFKVPEAIKFVLKGKLTKWVSGKDVILHIIGMIGVDGALYKSMEFTGEGVSSLTMDDRFTICNMAIEAGAKNGIFPVDENTINYVKEHSKKNYTVYEADSDAEYSQVIEIDLSKIRPTVAFPHIPENTKTIDEVGDIKIDQVVIGSCTNGRIGDLRAAASILKGRKVNENVRAIIFPATQAIYLQAMKEGLIEIFIEAGAVVSTPTCGPCLGGHMGILAEGERAVSTTNRNFVGRMGHIKSEVYLASPEIAAASAVTGKISSPEEVVK from the coding sequence ATGGGTATGACCATGACGCAAAAAATACTAGCTTACCATGCGAAAATGGATGAAGTAAAGGCAGGACAATTAATAAAAGTTAAATTGGATTTAGTACTTGGAAATGATATAACTACACCAGTAGCTATAAATGAATTTAATAAAATTGGTCTTAACAATGTTTTTGACAAAAATAAAATAGCAATTGTCCCTGATCACTTTACACCAAATAAGGATATAAAATCTGCAGAGCAGTGTAAATATGTTAGAGAATTTGTAAAGAAAATGGAAATCAAAAATTATTTTGAAGTTGGAAGAATGGGAATAGAGCATGCTTTAATTCCAGAAAAAGGCCTTGCAGTTTGTGGAGATGTAGTAATAGGTGCAGATTCTCATACTTGTACCTATGGAGCTTTAGGTGCATTTTCTACAGGAATTGGTAGTACAGATATGGCAGCAGGTATGGCTACAGGGGAAGCTTGGTTTAAGGTTCCAGAAGCTATAAAATTTGTTCTTAAAGGAAAGCTTACTAAATGGGTAAGTGGAAAAGACGTAATACTTCATATTATTGGCATGATAGGAGTAGATGGAGCACTTTATAAATCTATGGAATTTACAGGTGAAGGAGTAAGTTCACTTACTATGGATGATCGTTTTACTATATGTAATATGGCTATTGAAGCAGGGGCCAAAAACGGAATTTTCCCTGTAGATGAAAATACTATAAATTATGTAAAAGAACATTCAAAGAAAAATTATACTGTATATGAAGCAGATAGTGATGCTGAGTACAGTCAAGTTATAGAAATAGATCTATCAAAAATTCGTCCTACAGTGGCATTTCCACATATACCTGAAAATACAAAGACAATTGATGAGGTAGGAGACATAAAAATAGATCAGGTTGTTATAGGTTCCTGTACGAATGGTAGAATAGGAGATTTAAGGGCAGCAGCAAGTATTTTAAAAGGAAGAAAAGTTAATGAAAATGTAAGAGCTATTATTTTCCCTGCTACTCAAGCTATATATCTTCAGGCAATGAAAGAAGGACTTATTGAAATATTCATAGAAGCAGGGGCAGTGGTAAGTACTCCTACCTGTGGACCTTGTCTTGGTGGACATATGGGAATACTGGCAGAAGGAGAGAGGGCAGTTTCCACTACTAATAGAAACTTTGTAGGTAGAATGGGACATATAAAGAGTGAAGTATACCTGGCAAGCCCAGAAATAGCAGCAGCTTCAGCAGTAACAGGTAAAATTTCATCACCAGAGGAGGTAGTAAAGTAA
- the leuD gene encoding 3-isopropylmalate dehydratase small subunit gives MIKGKAIKYGDNVDTDVIIPARYLNTSDHKELASHCMEDIDKDFSKKISKGDIMIAGKNFGCGSSREHAPIAIKASGISCIIAETFARIFFRNSINIGLPIMECEEAARDIDEKDEVSVDTVSGVITNITKNKTYKAVPFPEFMQKIIKSEGLINYIKEEVENK, from the coding sequence ATGATAAAAGGAAAGGCAATTAAGTATGGAGATAATGTAGATACAGATGTTATAATTCCAGCTAGATATCTAAACACCAGTGACCATAAGGAGCTTGCTTCTCATTGCATGGAGGATATAGATAAAGATTTTTCCAAGAAAATAAGTAAAGGGGATATAATGATAGCTGGTAAAAATTTTGGATGTGGTTCTTCTAGAGAACATGCACCTATAGCTATTAAAGCTTCTGGAATAAGCTGTATTATTGCTGAAACATTTGCTAGAATATTCTTTAGAAATTCCATAAATATAGGACTTCCTATAATGGAATGTGAAGAAGCTGCAAGAGACATAGATGAAAAAGATGAAGTATCTGTAGATACAGTTTCTGGAGTAATAACCAATATAACAAAAAATAAAACTTATAAAGCTGTTCCTTTTCCTGAATTTATGCAGAAGATTATAAAATCAGAGGGACTTATAAACTATATAAAAGAAGAGGTGGAAAACAAGTGA
- the leuB gene encoding 3-isopropylmalate dehydrogenase, producing MKIAIIPGDGIGKEIIEQAKKVLKAASVKYKFDFEYEEVLLGGAAVDATGVPLPDKTVEVCKKSDAVLLGAVGGPKWDSLPSKLRPEAGLLGIRKALGVFANLRPAILFPELISASNLKPEVLGGGLDIMIVRELIGGAYFGEKNRIDIEGGKKAWDTISYTSFEIDRITRKAFEIARKRNNKLTLVDKANVLESSKLWREVVGNIAKEYEDVEINYMYVDNASMQLIRDPKQFDVILTENMFGDILSDEASMLTGSLGMLPSASVRGDSFGLYEPVHGSAPDIAGQNKANPIGTIMSVAMMLKYSFNMEQAYVDIKNAISKVLEEGYRTGDIALEGSKLVGTEEMGDLIVNNL from the coding sequence GTGAAGATAGCTATAATACCAGGAGACGGAATTGGAAAAGAGATAATTGAACAGGCAAAAAAAGTATTAAAGGCAGCTTCTGTAAAATATAAATTTGATTTTGAATATGAGGAAGTACTTTTAGGTGGAGCTGCAGTAGATGCAACAGGAGTTCCTCTTCCGGATAAGACTGTTGAAGTTTGCAAAAAAAGTGATGCTGTACTTTTAGGTGCAGTAGGTGGACCTAAATGGGATAGTTTGCCTAGTAAACTTAGACCAGAAGCTGGTCTTTTAGGTATAAGAAAGGCCCTTGGGGTATTTGCAAATTTGAGACCTGCCATACTATTTCCAGAGCTTATATCAGCTTCAAATTTGAAGCCAGAAGTACTTGGAGGCGGCCTAGATATTATGATAGTAAGAGAATTAATAGGTGGGGCGTATTTTGGAGAGAAAAACAGAATAGATATTGAAGGTGGAAAAAAAGCTTGGGATACTATAAGTTATACCAGCTTTGAAATAGATAGAATTACCAGAAAGGCTTTTGAAATTGCAAGAAAGAGAAACAATAAACTTACTCTAGTAGACAAGGCCAATGTACTTGAGAGTTCCAAGCTGTGGAGAGAAGTAGTTGGAAACATAGCAAAGGAATATGAGGATGTAGAAATAAATTATATGTACGTGGACAATGCTTCCATGCAGCTTATAAGAGATCCTAAACAATTTGATGTAATTTTAACTGAAAATATGTTTGGAGATATTTTAAGTGATGAAGCTTCAATGCTTACGGGTTCTCTTGGAATGCTGCCTTCTGCAAGTGTAAGGGGAGATTCCTTTGGATTATACGAACCTGTACATGGTTCTGCACCAGATATTGCAGGACAAAATAAGGCAAATCCAATTGGAACAATCATGAGTGTTGCTATGATGCTTAAGTATAGTTTTAATATGGAACAGGCCTATGTGGATATAAAAAATGCCATATCAAAAGTGCTTGAGGAAGGTTATAGAACAGGTGACATTGCACTTGAAGGATCAAAATTAGTTGGCACAGAAGAAATGGGAGACTTAATAGTTAACAATTTATAA
- a CDS encoding NAD(P)/FAD-dependent oxidoreductase: protein MSGLTIKIFFHTKYVIIGASAAGINAAKTLRKLDKSSKITIISKDDAVYSRCILHKVLEGSRNLETINFVDPDFFEKNNIEWIKDADVSNIDIDKKKVLLQDNSSFKFDKLLIASGASSFIPPVKNLREAKGVYSLRNFEDVTAIQDKLKSTKRVVILGAGLVGIDALLGLMVKNIKISVVEMGDRILPLQLDKAASSIYEKLLKEKGIDVFTSVKLEEVVLNKDGFVSKAVLSNSTAIDCDMIIVAAGVRPNVNFIKDSRIKVEKGIVIDKHCKTTVDNIYAAGDVTFTAPIWPIAVKQGMTAAYNMVGINKELNDTFGMKNSMNLFNLPCVSLGNVNIADESYAVDTLEGDGVYQKIVHKDGVIYGALLVGDISYCGVLGYLIKNKVNISNIHKNIFDIDYSDFYNVEEDGQYSYQLR from the coding sequence ATGAGTGGTTTAACGATAAAAATATTTTTTCATACAAAATATGTGATAATAGGAGCCAGTGCTGCTGGAATAAATGCTGCTAAAACTTTAAGAAAGTTAGATAAATCCTCTAAAATAACCATTATTTCAAAGGATGATGCAGTTTATTCAAGATGTATACTCCACAAAGTACTTGAGGGAAGTAGAAATTTAGAGACCATAAATTTTGTAGACCCTGATTTCTTTGAAAAAAATAATATAGAATGGATAAAAGATGCAGATGTAAGCAATATTGATATTGACAAGAAAAAAGTCTTACTTCAAGACAACAGCAGCTTCAAATTTGACAAACTCCTTATAGCTTCTGGTGCTTCCTCCTTTATTCCCCCAGTTAAAAATTTAAGAGAAGCTAAAGGAGTATACTCCCTCAGAAATTTTGAAGATGTAACTGCTATACAAGACAAACTTAAAAGCACAAAACGAGTAGTAATACTTGGTGCAGGTCTTGTAGGAATTGATGCTCTTTTAGGGCTTATGGTAAAAAATATAAAGATTTCAGTTGTAGAAATGGGAGATAGAATTCTCCCACTTCAACTGGATAAAGCCGCATCCTCTATATATGAAAAGTTGTTAAAAGAAAAAGGTATAGATGTATTTACTTCAGTTAAATTGGAAGAGGTAGTTTTAAATAAAGATGGCTTTGTAAGTAAAGCCGTACTATCAAATTCAACTGCTATAGATTGCGATATGATAATAGTTGCTGCTGGTGTTAGACCAAATGTAAACTTTATAAAAGACAGCAGGATAAAAGTTGAAAAAGGCATTGTCATAGACAAACATTGTAAAACCACTGTAGATAATATATATGCTGCCGGAGATGTTACTTTTACTGCTCCTATATGGCCTATAGCTGTAAAACAGGGAATGACTGCTGCTTACAACATGGTAGGTATAAATAAAGAGTTAAATGACACTTTTGGCATGAAGAACTCAATGAATTTATTTAACCTTCCATGCGTATCCCTTGGTAATGTAAATATAGCAGATGAAAGTTATGCTGTGGATACATTAGAAGGAGATGGAGTTTATCAAAAAATAGTTCACAAAGATGGAGTAATCTATGGTGCACTTCTAGTTGGAGATATATCTTACTGCGGCGTACTAGGATATCTAATAAAAAATAAAGTAAATATAAGCAATATCCATAAAAATATTTTTGACATAGATTATTCTGATTTTTACAATGTTGAAGAAGATGGACAATATAGCTATCAATTGAGGTAA
- a CDS encoding 4Fe-4S dicluster domain-containing protein, protein MKRIMINKDLCTGCLNCTLACMAEHNENGKSFYDLDLSNKFLESRNHISKDDSGNKLPIFCRHCDEPECVMTCMSGAMTKDPESGIVSYDEHKCASCFMCVMSCPYGVLKPDTQTKSKVVKCDLCGDRDTPRCVENCPTGAIYIEKEANLL, encoded by the coding sequence ATGAAAAGAATAATGATAAATAAGGATTTATGTACCGGATGCTTAAATTGTACTTTAGCTTGTATGGCAGAACACAATGAAAATGGGAAATCTTTTTATGATCTGGATCTTAGCAATAAATTTCTTGAAAGTAGAAATCATATATCTAAAGATGATAGTGGAAACAAACTTCCTATATTTTGCCGTCACTGTGATGAACCTGAGTGTGTAATGACATGTATGAGCGGTGCCATGACTAAAGATCCTGAAAGTGGTATAGTATCCTATGATGAGCATAAATGTGCCAGCTGCTTTATGTGCGTCATGTCCTGTCCTTACGGAGTATTGAAACCAGATACTCAGACCAAAAGTAAAGTAGTTAAATGTGACCTGTGTGGTGACAGAGATACACCTAGATGCGTTGAAAATTGTCCAACAGGAGCAATTTATATTGAAAAGGAGGCAAATCTCCTATGA